A stretch of DNA from Bacteroidota bacterium:
GGATAAGTTATCATAAAAGGTCATATTTACATTTGTTTCGGTAGGGGAGCCGCGTGTATCAAGCAGGTTAACTTGGGCTGTCGTGGAATTGAGGGCCTGCGAAATGACGACTTTAAGAGCAGTTTGGAAATTCCTTTCCGTGGAAGCATCAAAATAAGTTCCGACACATCCGAAGTCAGCGCTGAAATCCCTGCCAATACCAATTATAAATGGCTTCAGCAAAACACCCTTTTTCTGTAAGGCCCTTGAAACAGCGCAAGGATCACCATCACACTCCTCTTCACCGTCTGTAATAAGAACAACAATGTTCCTGCAATTATCGCAGGGATTAAAATCTCTCTCACACTGCTCAAGTGAATAGGCAATGGGTGTTGTTCCCCTGGGTATCAGTGTCTTAAGGATATTTTCAATTTTATCACTGGTATTTTCGCTAATGGGTACTTCCAGTCGTGTGTCACTGCAATCCTGTGGTGGAACTGGTTTCTGATGTCCATATACACGAAGCCCCATTTCCAGATTCTCCACGCTTTTAAGGCTGTCGATGATACGCGATAGTAAATCGCGGGCAATATTTAGTTTTATACCGCTTTGCCAGGTGCCTGACATACTCTGTGAAGCATCGAAAACAAACAGAATGCGCGTCAGAGGTGGTGGAACAGATTCCTTAGTCTGGGATACAGAAATCAGTGAACCCAAACAGAGTACGAGCATTATTCCGGTAAATAATCTGGCTTTCAATTTTTAATTATGAACTAATAATTAATTATTTCAGTCTAATTTCAGATACGATTAAAACGTAAATCTCTATGTCATAGTGTTCAAATTTATGTAAAATTGATGACTAACGCAGAGAGGATGATTAGAATTTTAATCATTACTTTTGAAATCCCGTTATAATTAACGCTTATGAGATGCAATTTTTATCCGGGTCTGACCATTATACTGTTTTTATCTTGTTTTGTTCCTGCTGTTTTGGCGCAGAATACGATCCAAATAAGTGGATATAAAACGAAGGTTGCCGATCATTGGGTCGACTCCGTTCTGAATTCATTATCTCTTGATGAGAAAATCGCTCAGTTACTTTCCGTAAGAGCTTACTCAAATAAGGGCCCGGAGCATCAGAAAGCAATTATGGATCTCATCCGCAAATATGGAATAGGAGGATTGACTTTTTTCCAGGGAGGACCGGTAAGACAGGCAATTCTTACCAATATTTATCAGTCGCAAGCTCAGGTGCCATTGTTAATATCACTTGATGCCGAATGGGGGCTGGGTATGCGTCTCGATAGCACGATATCTTTTCCGTACCAGATGACACTTGGGGCTATGAACAGTGATACCCTGGTTTATGCTATGGCTTCGGAAATCGCCAGGCAATGCAGGCGTCTTGGTGTTCATATGAACCTGGCGCCGGTTGTGGATATAAATAATAATCCGCATAATCCTGTCATCAATTACAGGTCCTTCGGGGAGGACAAAACGAATGTTGCCGGTAAAGGTCTCGCTTATATGCATGGCTTGCAGGACAATGGCGTGCTGGCTACTGCCAAACACTTTCCGGGACATGGCGATACCGGTAGCGACTCACATTATACCTTGCCTGTAATCAAACACTCCAAAAGCAGGTTGGATTCCCTGGAACTGGTACCGTTTAAGCAGCTTATTGATGAAGGTACTGCGGGAGTCATGATGGCTCATCTGTTCCTGCCGGCTTACGACACAACAAGGAATCTGGCATCCAGCTTATCGCAGCCCATTGTTAACGGCCTGCTTCGTGAATACATGGGATTCAAAGGCCTCATTATCACTGATGCACTCGATATGCAGGGCGTCACCAATTATTTTAAACCGGGAGATATCGAACTTCAGGCTTTCAGGGCTGGTAACGATATCCTGCTTCTTCCTCAGGATGTTCCCACCGCCATTAAAAGCATCAAACAGGCAGTTAGAAACGGACTTATTAAGGAATCCGATATCATATCAAGATGCAGAAATGTTTTGACATTTAAATACCTGGCAGGTCTGGCTGATTACAAACCTGTTATTATACGGGGGCTGACAGAAGATCTGAACAATGCCCGCAGCAAAACCATCATCCGGGAGATATACAAATCCTCCGTCACTCTTGTCAGAAATACGAATAATCTTATTCCATTAGATGATACGGATAGCCTCAATCTGGCTTCATTGTCACTCGGGAGTCAAAGTATCACTCCCTTTCAGACTATGCTGAGCAACTTTGTACATGTCCAACATTTCTGCCATTCATTTCACGGCCTTGATGAATACGCGGATTCGGTAACTGAACTCTTAAGGCCATATAACCTGGTCATCATTTCATTGCATAATCTCACCAATTCCCCTGATAAAGGTTTTGGCATAAACACCCAGCTGGTTTCCTTTATTAACCAGATACTGGAAAAGAAAAATGTCATTCTGGATATCTTTGGCAGTCCTTATGTGCTGTCGCAGTTCACAGATATTAAGAATATTGATGTATTGCTGGTTTCATACCAGAATTCTGTTGATGCCCAGGAAGTTTCTGCTCAGATCATCTTTGGCAGTCTTGCCGCCAGAGGAAAGCTCCCTGTTACGGGTTCCCATGAATTTCCAGTTAATACCGGCATTGTTACTGTAGGCAATTCCGGGCTGACTTATGTTGTACCCGGGGAAATTGGCATAAAACCGGAGGAATTGCTATACATAGATACATTGGTCTTGCAATCCATAGCTGACAGTGTCTTTCCGGGATGCCAGATCATGGCCGCAGTGGATGGAAAGGTATTTTACCAGAAGTCATTCGGCTATCACACATATAACAAGTTTGACCCGGTTAAAAACACTGACCTGTATGATCTGGCATCTGTAACTAAAATTGTGGCTACCACACTTGCCGTGATGAAGCTGGAGGAGGAGGGTAAGATCGATCTTGACATGAAAGTCGGGGATTATTTGCCTTTTGCACGGGGAACAGACAAAGCGGATCTGACAATCAGGGAGATAATGGCCCACCAGGCTCAATTGAAACCGTGGATACCCTTTTATAAAAATATCCTTCATGACGGCTTTCCTGATACTTCCATTTTTAGTAAAACATACTCAACGTTATTTCCTTACCGTGTTGCTGAGAACTTATTTATACACCGTGATTATCCATGGATGATGTACGATACGATCATAGCTTCCCCTTTATTGACGAAAAAAGAATATGTTTACAGTGATCTGGGTTTCTATCTGTTAAAAAGAATTATCGAGAATGTGGCCAACAGGCCTTTCGACAGTTATGTGCAAGAACATTTCTATAAACCTCTGGGACTGCATACCATGTGCTTTTGTCCACGAGACCATTTTGACCTGATGGAAATTGTGCCTACCGAGATTGATACAGTTTTCCGCCACCAACTCATCCATGGTGATGTTCATGATCCCGGCGCTGCCATGTTTGGAGGAGTTTCGGGCCATGCAGGACTGTTCTCTGATGCCAACGATCTGTTGATTATCATGCAAATGTTACTGCAATACGGCCAATATAATGGTCAAAGATATCTTGATAGCGCTACGGTAGTGGAATTTACCAAACAACAGTTTCCATACAACAGGAATCGCAGGGGACTGGGATTCGACAAACCGGATACATTGGCAGACAATAATGGACCGGCATGTGGCAGTGCTTCATCACAAAGCTTTGGACACTCCGGTTTCACGGGAACCTATACCTGGGCTGACCCGGAAAACAAACTCGTTTATGTATTCCTTTCAAACCGCGTTTATCCGACAGCCTTAAATAATAAACTAATCGAGAAGAATATCCGCACAAAAATTCAACAGGTTTTCTATGATTCATTGAAAAAAGCCCGCAAGTGAAATAAAAGGCTATTCCCCTTCCTCTTTGTCCGAAAGCAGCGGAACAAACCGGAATAATCCATGATCTTCGGTTATATAATCCTGCCCGGTTGTTTTAATTACACGCGTCATAACCTGTACATCGCCTCCTCCAAGAGGGAGTACAATCATACCTCCAGGTTTGATTTGATCGATAAGTACTTCAGGAATGAAAGGTGCTGCAGCTGTGATGATAATCCTGTCGAAAGGCTGAAAGGCGGGGAGCCCTTTGTAGCCGTCACCATAGAAGATTTTAATGTTTGAATAGCCCATTTCTCCCAGAAGGAATTTGGCCCTCGAATAAAGGCTTTTCACACGTTCAACCGAAAAAACCTTTGCTCCCAGGCGGGCCAGTATACAAGCCTGATAACCTGAACCGGTGCCGATTTCAAGGATTTTATCGCCCTTTCTTACATCCAACAGCTCAGTCTGGAAAGCGACAGTATAAGGTTGTGAAATGGTTTGCCCTGAACCTATTGGGAATGGCTTGTCGTCATAGGCATATTTGAGAAATGAGGAATCGAAAAAAAAATGCCGCGGGACTTCTTCCATCGCCTTCAGCACCTTCTCATCGGCAATACCTTTAAAACGCAGGCTGTCAATAAGCTGTTTCCTGAGACCTCTATGTTTATATGAATCGATCAAGATAGTATGACCATGAATGATTAGGGGCATTAAATTCTCACGAAATTAATAATTTCATTGACCAAAAACTGTACTTTTGCAAAAAATCGTATTATGTTAAAAATTGGTGTTTTAGGCGCAGGCCACTTGGGGAAAATACACATCAAATGTATCAGGGAGGTTGATGATTTTTATCTGGCAGGTTTTTATGACCCGGATCAGTTAGTTACTGAACAGGTTAAAAGTGAGTTTGGCCTGATGAATTTCAGTTCGGTGACCGACCTGATTGAAGCTGTGGATGTTGTGGATATTGTGACACCAACGCTTTCGCATTTCGACTGTGCTTCAAAGGCTCTGAAACGATCAAAGCATGTTTTTATTGAAAAGCCGATTGTGGCTACACCTGCAGAAGCCAGGGAACTTATGAAAATCGCCGATGAGGCCAGCGTTAAAGTGCAGGTGGGGCATGTCGAACGTTTTAACCCTGCCTTCCTCGCCGTTAAACCCTTCCTTAATCATCCTATGTTCATTGAAACACATCGGCTGGCACAGTTTAATCCCAGAGGAACCGACGTGCCTGTCGTCCTCGATCTCATGATACATGATATTGATATTGTGCTAAGCGTGGTTAAGTCCAATGTGAAAAAGATAAATGCCAGCGGCGTGGCAATCGTCAGCGATACTCCCGATATAGCCAATGCCAGATTGGAATTCGATAATGGTTGTGTGGCCAATCTCACAGCAAGCAGAATATCATTGAAAAATATGAGGAAAACACGTTTCTTTCAGAGAGATGCATATATTTCAGTCGATTTTTTTGAAAAATCTGTTGAGATTATCAGATTACAGGATGTCCTTCAGGGTAAACCCAATCCGCTGTCTATGATCATCGATTTGGGCAATGGTAAAGGGAAAAAGGAGATCTATTTTGAAAAACCTGAGATAAAGCCTGTTAATGCGATAAAGCATGAACTGGAGTGTTTTGCTGAAGCCATCATCAAAAATAGCGATCCTCCTGTTACTATTAGCGATGGTTATCAGGCACTGGAAATTGCATACCAGATCATGGACAAGATCAGGTTCTTACCTAATAATCTTTGATTCGTTTTAAGAAAGATAATTTGTTTAATTTGAGCCGGATCAGCAATATAAAAACGGACTGTCCGTTTTTCTGGAAGTTGAATTTGAATCGACATTTGTCCCTTGAGACCGGCAAGTTGAGGCCATTGGTATGTACTATAGCGGTTGTGTTTCTGTTCCTGT
This window harbors:
- a CDS encoding VWA domain-containing protein; the encoded protein is MKARLFTGIMLVLCLGSLISVSQTKESVPPPLTRILFVFDASQSMSGTWQSGIKLNIARDLLSRIIDSLKSVENLEMGLRVYGHQKPVPPQDCSDTRLEVPISENTSDKIENILKTLIPRGTTPIAYSLEQCERDFNPCDNCRNIVVLITDGEEECDGDPCAVSRALQKKGVLLKPFIIGIGRDFSADFGCVGTYFDASTERNFQTALKVVISQALNSTTAQVNLLDTRGSPTETNVNMTFYDNLSGFVKYNFIHTLNNKGLPDTLVIDPLVTYNIVVHTLPPVKADSVRLTPGLHTIIAIDAPQGSLKLKVGNNDMTIMDLNSIVRQDGKIETLYVQSFGTTRKYLTGLYDLEILCLPRMIVENVEINQSHTTTVEIPSPGIAVIQKSVYGYGSLYVEENNQLKWIYDLRENYLQESLMLQPGKYRIVFRSKYLNQSINTIEKSFKIDSGGSTNINLYSK
- a CDS encoding serine hydrolase, with the translated sequence MRCNFYPGLTIILFLSCFVPAVLAQNTIQISGYKTKVADHWVDSVLNSLSLDEKIAQLLSVRAYSNKGPEHQKAIMDLIRKYGIGGLTFFQGGPVRQAILTNIYQSQAQVPLLISLDAEWGLGMRLDSTISFPYQMTLGAMNSDTLVYAMASEIARQCRRLGVHMNLAPVVDINNNPHNPVINYRSFGEDKTNVAGKGLAYMHGLQDNGVLATAKHFPGHGDTGSDSHYTLPVIKHSKSRLDSLELVPFKQLIDEGTAGVMMAHLFLPAYDTTRNLASSLSQPIVNGLLREYMGFKGLIITDALDMQGVTNYFKPGDIELQAFRAGNDILLLPQDVPTAIKSIKQAVRNGLIKESDIISRCRNVLTFKYLAGLADYKPVIIRGLTEDLNNARSKTIIREIYKSSVTLVRNTNNLIPLDDTDSLNLASLSLGSQSITPFQTMLSNFVHVQHFCHSFHGLDEYADSVTELLRPYNLVIISLHNLTNSPDKGFGINTQLVSFINQILEKKNVILDIFGSPYVLSQFTDIKNIDVLLVSYQNSVDAQEVSAQIIFGSLAARGKLPVTGSHEFPVNTGIVTVGNSGLTYVVPGEIGIKPEELLYIDTLVLQSIADSVFPGCQIMAAVDGKVFYQKSFGYHTYNKFDPVKNTDLYDLASVTKIVATTLAVMKLEEEGKIDLDMKVGDYLPFARGTDKADLTIREIMAHQAQLKPWIPFYKNILHDGFPDTSIFSKTYSTLFPYRVAENLFIHRDYPWMMYDTIIASPLLTKKEYVYSDLGFYLLKRIIENVANRPFDSYVQEHFYKPLGLHTMCFCPRDHFDLMEIVPTEIDTVFRHQLIHGDVHDPGAAMFGGVSGHAGLFSDANDLLIIMQMLLQYGQYNGQRYLDSATVVEFTKQQFPYNRNRRGLGFDKPDTLADNNGPACGSASSQSFGHSGFTGTYTWADPENKLVYVFLSNRVYPTALNNKLIEKNIRTKIQQVFYDSLKKARK
- a CDS encoding protein-L-isoaspartate(D-aspartate) O-methyltransferase; translation: MPLIIHGHTILIDSYKHRGLRKQLIDSLRFKGIADEKVLKAMEEVPRHFFFDSSFLKYAYDDKPFPIGSGQTISQPYTVAFQTELLDVRKGDKILEIGTGSGYQACILARLGAKVFSVERVKSLYSRAKFLLGEMGYSNIKIFYGDGYKGLPAFQPFDRIIITAAAPFIPEVLIDQIKPGGMIVLPLGGGDVQVMTRVIKTTGQDYITEDHGLFRFVPLLSDKEEGE
- a CDS encoding Gfo/Idh/MocA family oxidoreductase, which encodes MLKIGVLGAGHLGKIHIKCIREVDDFYLAGFYDPDQLVTEQVKSEFGLMNFSSVTDLIEAVDVVDIVTPTLSHFDCASKALKRSKHVFIEKPIVATPAEARELMKIADEASVKVQVGHVERFNPAFLAVKPFLNHPMFIETHRLAQFNPRGTDVPVVLDLMIHDIDIVLSVVKSNVKKINASGVAIVSDTPDIANARLEFDNGCVANLTASRISLKNMRKTRFFQRDAYISVDFFEKSVEIIRLQDVLQGKPNPLSMIIDLGNGKGKKEIYFEKPEIKPVNAIKHELECFAEAIIKNSDPPVTISDGYQALEIAYQIMDKIRFLPNNL